In one Bryobacteraceae bacterium genomic region, the following are encoded:
- a CDS encoding response regulator transcription factor: protein MARILVVEDEPGIALALEDDLTMEGHQVQVARDGPSGAKAARDSRFDLIVLDVMLPGKDGFEVCRELRRAGVRTPILMLTARTQEAEKVLGLELGADDYVTKPFGVRELRARIMALLRRSQAAGAERVLRFGETEVDFDRAEVRRGLETWTLTQTEFKLLELFARSRGRILTRDQLVEGAWGASTFVTDRVVDNHIGNLRKKIEPDPEEPRYLLNVRGLGYRFDG, encoded by the coding sequence ATCTCACGATGGAGGGGCACCAGGTGCAGGTTGCCAGAGACGGCCCATCCGGCGCGAAAGCCGCCCGCGACTCTCGCTTTGACCTGATTGTGCTCGACGTCATGCTGCCGGGCAAGGACGGCTTCGAGGTATGCCGCGAGTTGCGCCGCGCCGGGGTACGGACACCTATTCTGATGCTCACGGCGCGCACGCAGGAAGCCGAAAAGGTGCTCGGCCTGGAACTGGGCGCGGACGACTATGTGACGAAGCCCTTCGGTGTGCGCGAGTTGCGGGCCCGCATCATGGCGCTCCTGCGGCGAAGCCAGGCCGCGGGCGCGGAACGCGTGCTGCGGTTTGGCGAAACGGAGGTGGACTTCGACAGGGCCGAAGTCCGGCGCGGCTTGGAGACGTGGACCCTGACGCAGACGGAGTTCAAGCTGCTGGAGTTGTTCGCGCGCAGCCGTGGGAGAATCCTAACACGCGACCAGTTGGTGGAGGGGGCGTGGGGCGCGAGCACCTTCGTGACCGACCGTGTAGTGGACAACCACATCGGCAATCTGCGGAAGAAGATTGAGCCGGACCCGGAGGAGCCGCGCTACCTGCTAAACGTACGCGGGCTGGGATACCGCTTCGATGGTTGA
- a CDS encoding response regulator transcription factor has product MARILIVEDEPDIALGLVDDLTREGYQVETAATGPEGLKRARGEAWELILLDVMLPGMDGFDVCRELRRARIRTPVIMLTAKAHYAEKVMGLELGADDYVTKPFNPQELRARVKAMLRRLDDGSPGVYCFGIVEVDFDRAEVRRDGTPVDLTALEFRLLKVLIERRGRVLSRAQLIEAAWEPATHVSDRVVDTHILHLRQKIEREPSRPQYLHGVRGIGYRFDG; this is encoded by the coding sequence ATGGCACGCATCCTGATTGTGGAAGACGAACCCGACATCGCTTTGGGTCTCGTGGATGATCTGACGCGCGAGGGCTATCAAGTGGAGACGGCAGCCACGGGACCGGAAGGACTGAAGCGAGCTCGCGGCGAGGCATGGGAACTGATCCTGCTCGATGTGATGCTGCCCGGCATGGATGGCTTCGACGTGTGCCGGGAGCTGCGGCGGGCACGCATCCGGACGCCTGTCATCATGCTGACTGCCAAGGCGCACTACGCCGAAAAGGTGATGGGCCTTGAATTGGGCGCCGACGACTACGTCACAAAACCCTTCAACCCGCAGGAACTCCGGGCGCGGGTCAAGGCAATGCTGCGGCGTCTCGACGATGGCTCCCCCGGCGTCTACTGTTTCGGAATCGTGGAGGTGGACTTTGACCGCGCCGAGGTGCGCCGTGACGGCACACCGGTCGACCTCACGGCCCTCGAGTTCCGGCTTTTGAAGGTGCTGATCGAACGGCGTGGCCGCGTGCTCAGCCGTGCGCAATTGATTGAAGCCGCCTGGGAGCCGGCCACTCATGTCAGCGACCGGGTGGTGGATACCCATATCCTGCACCTACGGCAAAAAATCGAACGTGAGCCGAGCCGGCCGCAGTACCTGCATGGCGTGCGAGGAATCGGGTACCGCTTCGATGGCTGA
- a CDS encoding DUF1800 domain-containing protein translates to MITLAGRGWNPGVQVRVGGLPAVVERATETELQVRVPVESAPGGIAVVRVEDGTPGGHATVLRVEPANTVVSAKAAARFLEQATWGPTPQSIAEVRRIGFERYIEQQFTEPLSDYPEPPAANDQQSLTPAQRRFFTNAVNGSDQLRQRVAFALHQILVVSAVKMNQARMMVPYLRLLHANAFGNYATILREITLNPSMGRYLDMVNNDKPNPASGIRANENYAREVMQLFTIGTLKLNQDGTTVLDAEGKPVPAYDQSVIEGLALALTGWTYAPLPGEPARSHNPVNYNGRMVPWEANHDTSAKRLVDGVQLPAGQTAQQDLDAALRHLFEHPNIAPFVARRLIGSLVTSNPSPEYVARVAAAFQASPSGERGDMKAVIRAILLDPEAREGDTSGIPAHFGHLREPVLYITAMLRGFGARIADPHTLASRASQMGQNVFYPPTVFNYFPLLYKVPNTVMMGPEFEILTPSTTLARVNFADSVAFGRLGQTVTIDLTPYIDMATDTSTLLEALNNTLMQGAMSADMRDAIGGALEATTDPVLRAQTAVYLVAASPQYQTQR, encoded by the coding sequence GTGATCACGCTTGCTGGCCGGGGATGGAATCCGGGTGTGCAGGTGCGCGTGGGCGGCTTGCCCGCGGTGGTGGAGAGGGCCACGGAGACGGAACTTCAGGTACGCGTGCCGGTCGAGTCGGCGCCGGGTGGCATTGCCGTTGTGAGAGTGGAAGACGGGACACCGGGAGGGCATGCAACGGTGCTTCGCGTCGAGCCAGCCAACACGGTGGTCAGTGCAAAGGCGGCCGCGCGTTTCCTTGAGCAGGCTACGTGGGGGCCGACGCCGCAGAGCATCGCCGAGGTCCGGCGGATCGGCTTCGAGCGCTACATCGAGCAGCAGTTCACCGAACCGCTCTCGGACTATCCGGAGCCTCCCGCGGCCAACGATCAGCAGTCGCTCACACCCGCTCAGCGGCGCTTTTTCACCAACGCCGTCAACGGCAGTGACCAACTCCGCCAGCGGGTGGCCTTCGCGCTTCACCAGATCCTCGTCGTTTCCGCGGTGAAGATGAACCAGGCCCGCATGATGGTGCCCTATCTTCGGCTGCTGCACGCCAACGCGTTTGGCAACTATGCCACGATTCTCCGGGAGATCACCTTGAACCCGTCAATGGGCCGCTATCTGGATATGGTGAACAACGACAAACCAAATCCGGCGAGCGGCATCCGGGCCAACGAGAACTACGCCCGCGAGGTGATGCAGTTGTTCACGATCGGCACCCTGAAACTCAACCAGGACGGCACCACGGTGCTCGACGCGGAGGGCAAGCCCGTTCCTGCTTACGACCAGTCCGTCATTGAGGGTCTGGCGTTGGCCCTGACCGGCTGGACCTACGCACCCCTGCCCGGAGAACCTGCGCGCTCGCACAACCCCGTCAATTACAACGGCCGCATGGTGCCCTGGGAGGCGAACCACGATACGTCGGCCAAGCGCCTCGTGGATGGGGTCCAACTGCCCGCCGGACAAACAGCACAGCAGGATCTCGACGCGGCGTTGCGCCACCTGTTCGAGCATCCCAACATTGCCCCATTTGTCGCCCGGCGGCTGATCGGCAGCCTGGTGACCAGCAATCCCTCCCCTGAATATGTGGCTCGCGTGGCAGCGGCCTTCCAGGCAAGCCCGTCCGGTGAGCGGGGCGACATGAAAGCAGTGATTCGAGCGATCTTGCTCGATCCGGAAGCGCGCGAAGGCGACACCTCCGGGATTCCAGCCCACTTCGGCCACTTGCGCGAGCCGGTGCTGTACATCACCGCAATGCTGCGGGGCTTCGGCGCTAGGATTGCCGATCCGCATACCCTGGCGTCCCGGGCGAGCCAGATGGGCCAGAACGTGTTCTATCCGCCGACCGTATTCAACTACTTCCCACTGCTGTATAAGGTCCCGAACACCGTAATGATGGGCCCCGAGTTCGAAATCCTCACCCCCTCCACCACGCTGGCGCGCGTCAACTTCGCCGATTCGGTCGCTTTCGGCCGCCTTGGGCAGACGGTGACGATCGATCTGACCCCCTACATCGACATGGCCACCGACACCTCCACGCTGCTGGAGGCGCTCAACAACACCCTCATGCAGGGGGCGATGTCGGCCGACATGCGCGATGCGATCGGCGGGGCTTTGGAGGCGACCACCGATCCGGTGCTCCGCGCACAAACGGCGGTCTATCTGGTGGCCGCTTCTCCCCAGTACCAGACGCAGCGATAA
- a CDS encoding DUF1501 domain-containing protein, translating into MLTRRSLLHSLAAAGALGRLRQTASAAGTEYKALVCVFLFGGNDCNNVIVPLGAEQYRDYSRARGGLALPQASLLPITAPGGAAYGLHPRLADLQQLFTRKKLAVVANVGMLTRPTTRDQYRQRAAPLPSNLFSHSDQQTQWQSSYPDTSSRTGWGGRAADFAQQHNTDRGFTAVSLSGNTIFLEGKEARPALVAVGGVTGLSGFNDTPPSQARLRGFLDLLNINEGSALVQILNDTALEGLRISQVLSAATSGASGLATRFPATTLGRQLESVARIIRMRGDLGVNRQVFFCSLGGFDTHINQLATHDSLLNQLGPALAAFHTATQELGVENQVTAFTESEFGRTLQPSSGAGSDHGWGSHHVIVGGAVKGGDVYGQFPVVATGGPDDATGRGVWVPTTSVDQYAASLATWFGMDEAALAELLPNLANFPQQNLGFLG; encoded by the coding sequence ATGCTGACACGACGAAGCCTTCTTCATTCCCTCGCCGCCGCCGGCGCGCTGGGCCGTTTGCGGCAAACCGCCAGCGCGGCCGGCACAGAGTACAAGGCGCTGGTGTGCGTGTTTCTATTCGGGGGCAACGACTGCAACAACGTGATTGTCCCGCTGGGGGCCGAACAGTATCGCGACTATTCCAGGGCCCGCGGGGGGCTCGCCCTTCCCCAGGCATCGCTGTTGCCGATTACAGCCCCGGGCGGCGCAGCCTACGGACTACACCCCCGTCTGGCTGACCTGCAACAGCTATTTACCCGCAAGAAACTCGCCGTTGTGGCCAACGTCGGGATGTTGACGCGTCCGACGACTCGGGATCAATACCGCCAGCGCGCCGCGCCCCTGCCGTCGAACTTGTTTTCCCACTCCGATCAGCAGACGCAGTGGCAAAGCTCGTACCCGGACACCAGTTCCCGGACCGGGTGGGGCGGCCGGGCGGCCGACTTCGCCCAACAGCACAATACGGACCGGGGATTCACGGCGGTCTCGCTCTCCGGAAACACCATTTTTCTGGAAGGCAAGGAAGCCCGTCCCGCCTTGGTTGCGGTCGGCGGCGTGACCGGGTTGTCCGGTTTCAATGACACGCCGCCATCACAGGCCCGCCTGCGCGGGTTTTTGGATCTACTCAATATCAATGAAGGATCCGCGCTGGTTCAGATCCTGAATGACACGGCGCTGGAGGGCCTTCGCATCTCTCAAGTGTTGAGTGCGGCCACCAGCGGGGCGTCGGGTCTGGCCACGCGGTTCCCGGCGACAACGCTGGGCAGGCAGTTGGAGTCCGTCGCCCGGATCATCCGGATGCGGGGCGATTTGGGGGTAAACCGCCAGGTCTTCTTCTGTTCGCTGGGCGGGTTCGACACCCACATCAACCAGTTGGCCACGCACGATTCCCTGCTCAACCAGCTTGGTCCCGCACTTGCGGCGTTTCACACCGCCACTCAGGAACTAGGCGTCGAAAATCAGGTGACTGCGTTCACGGAGTCGGAGTTCGGCAGAACGCTCCAGCCGAGTTCAGGCGCCGGGTCCGATCACGGTTGGGGCTCGCATCATGTGATCGTCGGAGGCGCCGTGAAGGGTGGGGACGTGTACGGCCAGTTCCCCGTAGTTGCCACGGGCGGACCCGACGATGCCACGGGACGCGGGGTCTGGGTGCCTACTACCTCCGTCGACCAATATGCAGCCTCGCTCGCCACATGGTTCGGCATGGATGAAGCCGCATTGGCTGAATTGTTGCCGAATCTAGCCAACTTCCCACAACAGAACCTGGGGTTCCTCGGCTGA
- a CDS encoding HAMP domain-containing sensor histidine kinase produces MARMMAGLSSGRGLVVLFLGVTILPALALVVLGVRLWHQERIVAEQQRRQNLDHAADHAVRVLEQELAGIRRSVAAGNWGSLRFPDDSAALTIRDSSVRGIPADHLPYLPSAPPLKEVPENAFAEVEILEFARQDLPGALRRYASLAASPNPGIRAGALLREGRILRKLGRGEEALGAARRLEEVREIAFNGMPVELLARRSRCVILADLARKTELADEAGRIRDDLRAGRWVLDRASYELVAEQLERWLGVAVAPRPEQAALAEAAEWLYRRWTATPTGEFPGSGTQVLRGVLVVWEANGGSLNALLAGPTLVQHRLFELAAAEVHPIRLEAGVRRPPDGIRVQRTAAESGLPWHLRFAPDPNEPLQDPVRNQLLLAGFGLLLLLITAGSYLAWRAVSRELAVARLQSDFVAAVSHEFRTPLTTLAHLNDLLGASSEPAAEKRRGYYDAQARATSRLRGLVETLLDFGRMEAGCQPYRFEPLDACAFARDVCESFDAEVSERGFAVEYRACESDLPVMADAEALERALWNLLDNAAKYSGEGRRIVVETKASGGQALIQVIDSGLGIGPDDQARIFEKFTRGEAAREHGIKGTGIGLTMVRHIAEAHGGAVTVSSVKGHGSTFAIVLPLKR; encoded by the coding sequence ATGGCGAGGATGATGGCGGGGCTGAGTTCGGGGCGTGGCCTGGTGGTCCTGTTCCTGGGGGTCACAATCTTGCCCGCCCTTGCGCTGGTGGTGCTCGGTGTGCGCCTGTGGCACCAGGAGCGGATCGTGGCCGAGCAGCAGCGCCGGCAGAATCTGGATCACGCCGCCGACCACGCGGTCCGTGTCCTGGAGCAGGAGCTTGCGGGAATTCGCCGCAGCGTCGCCGCGGGGAATTGGGGTTCACTCCGGTTCCCGGACGATTCCGCGGCCCTCACGATTCGCGATTCGTCCGTGCGTGGCATTCCTGCGGACCATCTCCCCTATCTGCCTTCGGCTCCTCCTCTGAAGGAGGTTCCGGAAAACGCCTTCGCCGAAGTCGAGATCTTAGAGTTTGCCAGGCAGGATCTGCCCGGGGCGCTACGGCGCTATGCCAGCCTTGCCGCTTCACCCAACCCGGGCATCCGTGCCGGCGCGCTACTGCGTGAGGGGAGGATTCTGCGGAAACTGGGACGTGGGGAAGAGGCGCTCGGCGCCGCCCGTCGCCTGGAGGAGGTCCGAGAGATTGCCTTCAACGGGATGCCGGTGGAACTGTTGGCCCGCAGGAGCCGGTGCGTCATCCTGGCAGATCTCGCCCGCAAAACGGAACTGGCCGACGAAGCCGGGCGAATCCGCGACGATCTTCGGGCCGGGCGATGGGTCCTCGACCGGGCATCCTATGAGCTCGTGGCGGAACAACTCGAGAGGTGGCTCGGCGTCGCCGTCGCGCCGCGACCCGAGCAGGCCGCCCTTGCTGAGGCCGCCGAATGGCTCTACCGCCGTTGGACTGCCACACCCACCGGTGAGTTTCCCGGAAGCGGGACGCAAGTGCTTCGCGGGGTGCTAGTGGTCTGGGAGGCCAACGGCGGCTCGCTGAACGCCCTGCTGGCCGGACCTACTCTCGTCCAGCATCGGCTGTTCGAGCTGGCGGCGGCCGAGGTGCATCCCATCCGATTGGAGGCGGGCGTCAGAAGGCCACCGGACGGGATTCGCGTGCAACGGACCGCCGCCGAGAGCGGACTGCCATGGCATCTGAGGTTCGCTCCCGACCCGAATGAACCACTGCAGGACCCCGTCCGAAACCAGCTTCTCTTAGCCGGGTTTGGCCTGCTGCTCCTGCTCATCACGGCAGGTAGTTATCTCGCCTGGCGCGCGGTAAGCCGGGAACTGGCTGTGGCGCGGCTGCAATCCGATTTCGTGGCTGCCGTCTCGCACGAATTCCGTACCCCGCTGACAACACTGGCTCATCTGAATGACCTGCTCGGGGCCAGCAGCGAGCCTGCTGCGGAAAAGCGCCGGGGATATTATGACGCCCAGGCGCGCGCCACAAGCCGCCTCCGCGGGCTGGTGGAAACGCTACTCGACTTTGGCCGCATGGAAGCGGGCTGCCAGCCCTATCGCTTCGAGCCGCTCGACGCCTGCGCGTTCGCCCGGGACGTCTGTGAGTCGTTCGACGCCGAGGTCTCGGAGAGGGGATTCGCCGTCGAGTATCGCGCATGCGAATCGGATTTGCCGGTAATGGCCGATGCGGAAGCCCTTGAGCGGGCGCTGTGGAACCTGCTTGACAACGCGGCTAAGTACTCGGGCGAGGGCAGGCGCATTGTGGTGGAGACGAAGGCAAGCGGCGGCCAAGCCCTGATCCAGGTGATCGACTCTGGGCTGGGCATCGGACCCGACGACCAGGCGCGCATCTTTGAGAAATTCACGCGAGGCGAAGCGGCGCGCGAACACGGCATCAAGGGGACCGGCATCGGGCTCACCATGGTGCGGCACATCGCCGAGGCCCACGGAGGAGCGGTAACGGTGAGCAGCGTGAAGGGCCACGGCAGCACGTTCGCTATCGTGTTGCCCTTGAAGAGGTGA